A single region of the Brachypodium distachyon strain Bd21 chromosome 3, Brachypodium_distachyon_v3.0, whole genome shotgun sequence genome encodes:
- the LOC100828009 gene encoding elongation factor 2: MVKFTAEELRRIMDKKNNIRNMSVIAHVDHGKSTLTDSLVAAAGIIAQEVAGDVRMTDTRADEAERGITIKSTGISLFYEMTDESLQMYKGERDGNEYLINLIDSPGHVDFSSEVTAALRITDGALVVVDCIEGVCVQTETVLRQALGERIRPVLTVNKMDRCFLELQVEGEEAYQTFSRVIENANVIMATYEDKLLGDVQVYPEKGTVAFSAGLHGWAFTLTNFAKMYASKFGVDESKMMERLWGENFFDPTTKKWTTKNTGSATCKRGFVQFCYEPIKQIINTCMNDQKDKLWPMLKKLGVTMKNDEKDLMGKALMKRVMQTWLPASRALLEMMVFHLPSPSKAQRYRVENLYEGPLDDVYATAIRNCDPEGPLMLYVSKMIPASDKGRFFAFGRVFAGRVATGMKVRIMGPNYVPGQKKDLYVKSVQRTVIWMGKKQESVEDVPCGNTVALVGLDQFITKNATLTNEKETDACPIRAMKFSVSPVVRVAVQCKVASDLPKLVEGLKRLAKSDPMVLCTIEESGEHIIAGAGELHLEICLKDLQDDFMGGAEIIVSPPVVSFRETVLEKSSRTVMSKSPNKHNRLYMEARPLEEGLAEAIDDGRIGPRDDPKVRSKILSEEFGWDKDLAKKIWCFGPETTGPNMVVDMCKGVQYLNEIKDSVVAGFQWASKEGALAEENMRGICFEVCDVVLHTDAIHRGGGQVIPTARRVIYASQLTAKPRLLEPVYLVEIQAPENALGGIYGVLNQKRGHVFEEMQRPGTPLYNIKAYLPVIESFGFSSTLRAATSGQAFPQCVFDHWDIMSSDPLEAGTQSATLVTEIRKRKGLKEQMTPLSEFEDKL; the protein is encoded by the exons ATGGTGAAGTTTACAGCAGAAGAGCTTCGCCGGATTATGGACAAGAAGAACAACATCCGCAACATGTCTGTTATTGCTCATGTGGACCATG GCAAATCTACGCTTACGGATTCCCTTGTGGCAGCTGCTGGGATTATTGCCCAGGAAGTTGCTGGTGATGTTCGCATGACTGATACCCGTGCAGATGAAGCAGAGCGTGGTATTACGATCAAATCCACTGGTATCTCTCTTTTCTACGAGATGACTGATGAGTCACTCCAGATGTACAAGGGTGAGAGGGATGGGAATGAATACCTGATCAACCTTATTGATTCACCTGGACACGTTGATTTTTCTTCGGAGGTCACAGCCGCCCTTCGTATCACTGATGGTGCTTTGGTGGTGGTTGACTGTATTGAGGGTGTCTGTGTGCAGACTGAAACTGTGCTCCGCCAAGCTCTTGGTGAGAGGATTAGACCTGTCCTTACTGTGAACAAGATGGACAGGTGCTTCCTTGAGCTTCAAGTTGAAGGTGAGGAAGCCTATCAGACTTTCTCCCGTGTCATTGAAAATGCCAATGTCATCATGGCAACGTATGAAGACAAGCTCCTTGGTGATGTCCAAGTGTACCCAGAAAAGGGGACCGTGGCTTTCTCAGCTGGTTTGCATGGCTGGGCTTTCACTCTCACAAATTTTGCTAAGATGTATGCCTCCAAGTTTGGAGTTGATGAATCAAAGATGATGGAGAGGCTGTGGGGTGAGAACTTCTTTGACCCAACCACAAAGAAATGGACCACCAAGAACACTGGCTCGGCTACTTGTAAGAGAGGTTTTGTTCAGTTCTGCTATGAGCCAATCAAGCAAATCATCAACACCTGCATGAATGATCAGAAGGACAAGTTGTGGCCTATGTTGAAGAAGCTTGGTGTGACCATGAAGAATGATGAGAAGGACCTAATGGGCAAGGCTCTCATGAAGCGTGTCATGCAAACTTGGCTGCCAGCCAGTCGTGCTCTGCTTGAGATGATGGTGTTTCATCTTCCCTCCCCCTCAAAGGCACAGAGGTATCGTGTGGAGAACTTGTATGAGGGACCTCTTGATGATGTATATGCAACCGCTATTAGAAACTGTGACCCCGAAGGTCCTCTTATGCTGTATGTTTCTAAGATGATTCCAGCATCTGACAAGGGAAGATTCTTTGCCTTTGGTCGTGTCTTCGCCGGGAGGGTTGCAACTGGCATGAAGGTCCGTATCATGGGTCCCAACTATGTTCCTGGTCAGAAGAAGGATCTGTATGTGAAGAGTGTCCAGCGTACTGTTATCTGGATGGGAAAGAAACAAGAGTCTGTTGAGGATGTTCCATGCGGTAACACTGTTGCTTTGGTTGGTCTTGACCAGTTCATCACAAAGAATGCGACCCTCACAAATGAGAAGGAAACTGATGCTTGCCCAATCAGAGCAATGAAGTTCTCTGTGTCTCCTGTTGTGCGTGTTGCTGTTCAGTGCAAGGTGGCCTCTGATCTTCCTAAGCTTGTTGAAGGTTTGAAGCGTCTGGCCAAGTCTGATCCTATGGTTCTCTGTACCATTGAAGAGTCTGGCGAGCATATCATTGCTGGAGCTGGAGAGCTTCATCTTGAAATTTGCTTGAAGGATCTGCAGGATGACTTCATGGGTGGTGCTGAAATCATTGTTTCCCCTCCTGTTGTCTCCTTCCGTGAGACTGTTCTTGAGAAGTCCAGCCGTACTGTTATGAGCAAGTCCCCCAATAAACATAACCGTCTTTACATGGAAGCTCGGCCGTTGGAAGAGGGACTAGCTGAGGCCATTGATGATGGCCGCATAGGCCCACGTGATGATCCTAAGGTGCGCTCCAAGATCCTATCCGAGGAGTTTGGTTGGGACAAGGATCTTGCCAAGAAGATTTGGTGCTTTGGACCTGAGACCACTGGCCCGAACATGGTTGTTGATATGTGTAAGGGAGTACAGTATCTTAATGAAATCAAGGACTCTGTTGTGGCTGGCTTCCAGTGGGCATCAAAAGAAGGTGCATTGGCTGAGGAGAACATGCGAGGAATTTGCTTTGAGGTCTGTGATGTTGTGCTCCACACTGATGCCATTCACAGAGGCGGTGGGCAGGTTATCCCTACGGCCAGGAGGGTCATTTATGCTTCTCAGCTCACTGCTAAGCCAAGGCTGCTGGAGCCTGTCTACCTGGTGGAGATCCAGGCCCCGGAGAACGCACTTGGTGGTATTTATGGTGTTCTGAATCAGAAGAGAGGGCATGTGTTCGAGGAGATGCAGAGGCCTGGTACCCCACTTTACAACATCAAGGCTTACCTCCCTGTTATCGAGTCCTTTGGGTTTTCAAGCACACTAAGGGCTGCAACATCCGGTCAGGCATTCCCTCAGTGTGTGTTTGACCACTGGGATATCATGTCTTCCGATCCCTTGGAGGCCGGCACCCAGTCTGCCACCCTTGTCACGGAGATCCGCAAGAGGAAGGGGCTCAAGGAACAAATGACTCCTCTATCTGAATTTGAGGACAAGCTCTAA